The Vigna angularis cultivar LongXiaoDou No.4 chromosome 9, ASM1680809v1, whole genome shotgun sequence DNA window TTTTGTCAAAAGACTAAAGTCATCTTAAATCGATTAAAGATATGATTAAaccataatatataaaatataaacttcaTTTTACAATCTGATTATAActaaactataatataatatataaaatacaaatcttattttacaaactaattttaactaaactataatatataaaatgcaaaTCTTATTTTCCAAACTGATTATAActaaactataatatataaaatgcaaaTCTCATTTTTAAAACTGCTACGAGATTGTTGAGGTAACAAAATTCCATTGACTAATTATTTCCAACAATTATTCCTTTTGTCAAAAGATTAAAGCTGTTTCTTAATGCAGAGTTGGAACAAACTTCATATTATTGTAGTTAACCAGTGCTAAACTACCATAGTCAAAAGGTATAAGCTTGAACATAGCCTTGGCAAAAGTATCAGCTGTGTGTTGCAACCGAAATtgcgaaattgggtgttgatgTTATGTATATGGAGATGTTCAAGGGAAACAAACTATAGAAATGCTTCACGACTTTTTGTGGGCAGCTCTAGATCAGGTTCAGACTCACTCAAAGGTAAGAAGTACTGATCCACCATGTCTTGAGACACCTTTTCTAAGGTTGGAGGATCCCACTGCATAGGAATTTCAAATGCAGATTTATACCATAAACAGGAAAATTAAACCATTTACATCATTTTCTGGTTAATCACATGAATTTCATatcagaaaagaaaatttgtaataTGACAGTCATTGTAAACAGATGGCATATTGTCAATCTGGAAAAACTATAATTTCAATAAGAAGTAAAACATCATTCGGATACAAGAAAGTGTTGTCTCAAGTTGGCTCCTcaatgtaagaaaataaaattaaaacattgagATGCAATATATCAATCACTTCAGtccaaaattgaaaagtaagaaaatgaTACTTTTGTCTGTCCTAAAATGATTGTAATTATAGCCTTTTCAGAAAAACTAGATAAAAATTGATGTTCTGATTTTCAATCAAGTGTAAATTATTTATTCCAAATTTGATTCCAGataaattacatcaatgttTGTATTAAAAGTAATGCACATTTATTGAGAGTAAAGTTTTAATAAgtgatatatttaatattattcttaatttgCGTGGAAAAATCTTTGAACTGCAATAAATTAAAAGggtaaatgatattaaagttCAAAGACTAGAGTGACAGTAAGATGAAAAATGTTTGACATCTCACAGACTTCTTTGAATTTCATTAGTTTTAGGGACTAACATGATAGTGCTTTATGTTTTCAAAGACCAAAATGGTGTTTTATCCTTTCAATAAGATTATACAAACAGTAAGTACCTTTGGTGCAAAGTCCTTGTCCACCACGCGTGCCCTTACTCCCTGAAATGAATTCAAATTAACTCTTGTATTTAAGCAGAATAAGTTTGTTTTCTATGTGCAGAGATTAAAAATAGTCATACTTCACAGAAATCTCCAGATATTTGCCCATGTATTGCTTGTAAAGTCATACGGTACTCACGCAGCAAACATTGATCAAGAGTCTGAAATGTACCTTCTCTTATCTGCATCAATTAGGTGTGttagaataatttatattatcttCTAAGCAACTTTGTAAAGGTTGTTCTTCATTGTAACTATATGTCATTTTGAGTCCTAGGGGTGAGCTTCAATTTGTTTCTTTGACTCTCTCTTTGTACTTTTGCTAAGATTCACATCTCTCTGCCTCTCTCagtatgtgtgtatgtgtgtgtgtgtgaatcTGAAGAGAGATCTAAATGACATCTCTCAAATAGCTTTTCTCATTCTTTCTCAAGTTGGTGCCATAGTGGGTCAATCCTACCTTTTCTTGTATATTCTTTCTCAAGTAGATGATGAAGTACACTATAAATGTGATTTCTTATAAGAGCAAAGAAATTAGGAATTGTTTAGACTTTAGACATGTAAAAGGAACTCACAGATCTCAAGGCAACCTTCAAGCTCAATGGAGAGGCTTCTTTGAGTCTATTTAGGGTAGAAATGCACCAAGCATCTTTTGTTTCACTTGCTGCATTTTCCTAAGAGAAATTTAAGAATAGTGTTAAAAAGAATAGTGTTTTTCACCAAGCATCTTAACGAGGATTGTTTTTCTATAAGagataaatttagaataaattacAATGTAACCATGTAAAGAACAATGGATTTTCATAATAAAGAATAGTATTAAAAAGAAGACTCTGAAATATAAAGAAAGATGTGAATCTCACCATAGCATCAACAATCTCTTCAACTGAGTCATGGCAAAAGCATTTATCTAGAATTTCAATcctaagaaaatgaaaagtataaATAAGGGTTATAATACATTATAAGACAAAATATGAGAGACAAGGAAAATAAATTGAGCAtcccaaaaacatattttcatcagACTATTCTCTTATCTTCTTGTTGGCCTTCAGCTAATGGATGATTTAACTTTTAGAGGGAATGAAGGGTAATTCCAAGACAGTGTActtttcagtttcttttttctttttatacagAAGCCATTGTCAttctttctctgtttttttaattatttcttctttatccaaaaaaattaaacccTAGGAAGAATGTAAGGTAGGTCAAACCTTTGTAGTACGCTACTGCTGTCTGGATGTACAAGGTCCCCATAATGTTCTAAAGTGGCTTCAATGACAGATGGGTCATCGGTAACTAATTTCCCCAACTGTTCTTCAATTAAAGGAAGCCTCTACAGAATAGGACAAGCCAAGCAAAAAATTTGACTTTTAGAATCtgaaaattcttaaaattaaagtaaatcaAGCAAGAATTGTTTAGCAGAACCAAACTGCATTTAATGAATAGTGTGTAGCAAGCCCGCAAGTAACCATCTCTACTCCATTGAGCTTTTCCCCTGTCAGAGCCAAGTACTCTCCTGCATAGAATAACAATCTTTGAAACAAAGAGAGCCAAGATAGAGGAAGTTCATCAAACATAATTTCACTTGATGACTAAATCTGAATATTCTGAACCCATGAATTTCCCTCAACCATTTTTGAGGAAAATAGGAGGGTTAGCCTCTTTAACAACCTCATCAATCAATTATTTGCGATGTTTATATACTAGATGTATGAATAAGGCTACAGAAAAACATTGGTGTATAACTTTTGAAATCAATGGgagtaaaaataacaattagaCCTCAGAGAACTAATGTTCATATTACATTTTATGTATCGTTCAAGATTCCATTTCCAATATCAAAAAGAAGAAACTACACTTTGAAGGATGGACAAAATCATTGCATAACTACAAGTTTAGTCATAAAATTCGGGTGTCAGATGACTAATCCGGCATCACATGGGTTGGCTCACTACAATTTGAACTAAACGTGAACCAGCTCAACCGAGCTCACTTTCTGGTAAACCAGAAATTTTGTAATCCAACTTGACCCATTACATGTTAGTGGCTTAGTAAGTTGACTCACATAAGGACGATTTGTTCttccaatttatttaatatatttattagagCATAATCAAAGTGGAATGActcaattcattttttatagCAATACAATCAAAATATTCACCTATTTCAccaaacattattataaagatagTAGTTGAAAATTAAAGTGCCAACCTACATAACTTagcaaacaaataaattaaacatccAAAGTGCAAAAATCTCTaatatatacttctcaattcaCTATTCTACCAAATTGTAACAAGACTAACATAAAAGACGAACACACGTACACAACTCATGGAAAAGACAAAACTTCTTTATTGCTAGGTTAGGTATAACAATAATAGCCAAGGAAGCAATCCTTCCTCCACACGATGTAATGTTCCTGTCACACTCTCAACAACCAAAACGtacacccccccccccccccccccccccccccccccaaaaaaaacactttttttccCTTATATACTAGGTACAAAAGCAACTAACAACAAACAAACACCCACCGGCCTGACCAACAACCTTTCTCTACCATCTAACCGTTTATGTCTTGTTTTTTTGTCCCTTTTTTCCTACTAACATAGACCATTAGGATCCTATCAAATTCTTATTCTGCCAAATTGTCACAAGACTAACATAAACAAATCTTTATGAAAGAGAAGCTTAAATTTGACCAAGAGAACCACATAGTtccaaaataaccaaattttaataaacaGGCCTTGTCTAATTTTCAGAACTTTCTACTGTCCCTTCCCCTTCCCCAAGTTCATAATACCTGTGTACGAGTACAACGTTATATTACCATCAGAATTATATACAATTGGAATTATTTAGAATCTCCAATTCCAAGTAGAGGGATTTTGTTTAACTTAGAGTAGGTGAGGCATATACGCATGACCATACCTAAATGACCAGGTAAATGTGAAAGGTAAAAAGATGCTGCAGCATCAGGGTGGAATCCAATATGAACTTCAGGGGTAGCAAAAATCTGCAAAATGGGGACAAGTTATAATAAAACTAAGCATATGCATCCAAGGTTTTATATGCATCCAAGGTTTTATATGCACAAACGGGCCAAATGAAGGCAaacttttagaaaattaaaattatcacatTTGTGATGTATACACTGGGCACAAACTACATAGCAAAAATATCCCATGTCTCCAAATACTCACCTAAACCATTCAATAAGAGTATCATTATTTATAGACCCAATAAGTATCTAACTGACTAGGACAGGTGAcccaaattaaaaaacaaaaagttctcaaactaaaatagaaaaggaaatcCCAATTCACAAGTCCTACCATCCAAATAACAAATCCATCAATCGTAAATacaagaataatatatataatctcaCACCATCAAAATTGTCAAAAATGAGATCAATGCAGAGATAGATTTCATACAGTTTTGTCTGTTGCAACACGGAATGTCCCAGGGATTGAAACCCCAGCCCCACCACCCATGGTAATGCCATTAAGAAGTGCCACCTGCATGAAGTTCATTATTGCATAACTTCTGTCTATATGGTAACTGagtagaaaacataaaaattcttttttatccAGCATGCTTGCTGCCATGTGATGAAAGGATATGGCTTCTCTGTAATactgtattttaaaaaatgcacATCTGAGGGAAATGTTGTATCCAATAATTCTgttgataaattataaaatagaatCGTTGACAATTAATCTTTCATCATAGAATATTAAGCTACATAGTAGAAGccaatatattaaataaacacGTAATGTAACTTAATCACTTGTATCACATCATTTAACCACTTTTGCagaaaacatgtataattacaACATATGATAGTATTATTCCATGTAGTTATATGtcactaaaataaaatactaaagttattaaaattcaCATAAAAGTTGAAGTATAATCAAGGTATCAAGCTGTTAATTTATACTTCTTCCACAACATACCTAAATTTAATTAGAAGccaaattttgaataaaattatgataatgcAATAACACAATGAGAAAAAATAGATGGTCCgatattcttaaaattatagaaatttgtCTTCTCAGAACTAACTACCATAATACGGCTTCTACTTTATTTTACTAAAACATTTGGTGTTATTTTACCATGTAAGCATGTGTTTTTTGTCACTGTCCTCCAATTGGGCAGCACAGCATCACTAGTTGCAGTTCAATGAATTTTTATAGGTATGGGATCATATATTTCATGGATATAAGATCGTATTCAACTGTTTAAAAACATTAGTATTTCAATGTTTAGAAATCAGCACTTACACAACAATTGTATCATGAGTATGACTTACTGTTCATACAAAACAGCACACATGAGCAAATTACACATATGTCAAACAAAGACAGCATGAATAACATATCAGCCTCCAAATACGGTACTCACATGTGGCTTCAAATATGTACCTATCAGGTACATAAAACTATAGGCTGTTCTGAAAAATTCTTTACATGCTTCCATGTTTCCTGCataaattgtaagaaaaaaaaatcaaaatagctgtataaaaagcaaaagaaattaaatagcTAAAAtgcattagaaaaaaaatgtttaaataccCAGAACCAATTGCATGGAAACACTGAAACCTAAGTATCGATGTGTAATAATTACAGCTGGGACTAGTATGGATAATGATAATAGCAAAGGGATAGAAGAGTCAATGGCTAATACAGCTCAACAAGGACACCTGTGATGAGGGAATCAGAAAAAAGCACGAGAATCAAGATAACCAACTCTAGGCTGCAACATTGTGATTGGTCTAGATAGTATATACGGTTAGTTTTGGAGAGAGATGGGAAGATGATTGATTCAGAATTCTCTATATGGATTTTCTCTTCTTACCACCGCttgttttaccttttctttAACCCCATGCTACACTGTGCATGAATTTGAGTTTCAATAATACTACTACAGAGAAGTTAATTTCTGTTTGGGTGCTGATAGGACCATGAGGGTTTATGTGAGAAGGaaggaaacaaaaaacaagACATAGTTGTAGGAGGGCCAGGGGGGTGGTTAGACGGTTAGCTATTGTTATGTTTCGTGTAAGGGGCTAGCTATAAAAGGGGGAAGATGTTTTGGGCAGGACATGTTGATTTGTATCTTTGTTTTGACAGGAGTATTACATcctgtgtgaagggagaattgCTCCCTTGGATGCTTTCGGACATCATTGCTTGGGTCCAGAATAATAACACAGTTTGTTTCGGTGAAAGTTTGTGTGTAGTGTGTGTTCTATTCCCTGACCTGAGTGGGTTCTGGGTTTCTTGCTACCAAGAAACCTCTCAGGTGCATTGTTTAATCGTTACACGATGCAGCCTACACTTTCTCTTCCACTTTCTTAAGCAGCCAAAAGATCAAATAGCAAAACTCTTTGGAGTAGGATGTTTtttagaaaatgtaaaattaaaaacattaaacagATAATTCAAGTCGTATCATCTCCAAGTTAGTATTGAATATTGATACTTCACAAGGCCATCATATCTGGAAACCCTCAAAATGGTCAGTGTTGTGAAAATTTCTAGTTTTAGGAATTAAGCATGAACTCGAAGAACATAGAGAAAAGCCAAAATCTTATGGAAGAAAAGTCCCGAATTTACAGAAGTCTTTATTACAAGAGATGAATTGAATATGGATCAATTAGTTAACTTGCTACCTATAGCTAACTAACTAAccaaaaataatcttatttcaTACCACTCAGCAAATAAACAAACCTTTCAGAACCTCAAAACTAGTACAACTGAATAAGGTTCTAAGGAGAAATTTTCTGTCCAGATCTAGATAAAAAGAAATCTTGATATTTACCTTTGTTTATCAAATGGTAAAGCGCAACAATATCTCCACCAGCTGCGAAAGCTCGGCCACTGCccttaagaaaattgaaaatattatgtaaGTATAACATCATTAGACATGCATGAGGGCAAGATCATTGCTAGCATTGAAAGTGCAATGTGGATAAAAGGgcaaaatataatagaaaaagaatttaattGGAATACAGTAAGGTCTTTTACACTGTTATCCAATCAAAGGCTgtcatataattgattaataattttggtaataataaacttaaaatttatatctaaggtaattagcattttttttttatttcgcATATGCATCCCCATACAGATACCATCCTCTTCAAGACATTGATAAGCATTATTACAGAATGTGGACACCTCTCCTAAAAAGAGGATTTAAATCAAACTCAACACTACAAAATCAAGTTGTAAGATGAGATTTGCACCTATTTATAAACTACAACTTAGTCATATCTTTAGTGATGAGATCCCCAATACACTCCCTCAATCATCTCAAACatgaaactaaatatttattgattgtCCAACCTTATAAGGATAGGCTTTTATACCACCTTAAAAAGcgtattaaacctaatttaatcCTACAAAATTGACAAGTAAGATTTCCGGctagttatatatattacaatttgaCCATGTTTTTAGTGAATGAGACCTCTACCAACCTCTTTCAAACTGGGACTGAATTTGTCACCTTGTAGCTGGTTAACCATGTAAAAAACACCAGACAGATAgtacatcaaaattaaaattaaattcgtAGAAAAAATAGAGATTACCTTCATCATCACAAATCCAATATCAGGGTTATCTTCCCAGCTCCTATAAAATTTATGCAGCGTGGCCAGCTGAGAAAACCACAATCATAACCCAAAAGCATGTTACCACTTAGGTAGTGTGAAATCACAACAAAATCATACACAATAGTTCTTGGAAGTTTAAAAGCAAAAGGGTCACAAGCAAACGTCGAAATCATCAAATTGGGAGCCAAATGTATGGGCTTTGTGACCCTGTTTTGTTCTTcacaaaaaggaaaatgaaactAACAATTAACCTGAAGCaaggagaagaaaaggaaagataCCATGTTGGTGTTGAGGGCATTGAGAGCAGAGGGTCTATTGAGAATGGCCATTCTGGAGCATCCATTTCCTTCGACCAAAACCTGCGACATTGTGATTTGTGAAAAACAGAGATTCAATAACATAGTACAGTAAAACGaggaaaagaagagaaggaaaTAACATGACCTGACTGTGATTGGGGTTGTCGAGAATGACGTGTTGAGAAGAAGAGAAGTTTCGGTATGTATTGAGGCTAAGCTTTGCCTTTGTGAAGAACCACCACCCTACCCTTTTCCTctgcatcatcttcttcctcttcttcttttctgcACTTCACTCTAATAAGCTCAGTTCATAATAACAATGTTTTTGTGGAATGAATTTgctatgtttaaaaaaaatattcatttttttttcataagaatatacatttaaaatattttttaaatataatacaaatttagaaaaattctACTTACCTTGTCTGagaactttttaaataatatttatgccccttaattttaaatatatgctcatctaaaataaaacttacacctttattttatttatatttacacctatttaaagttatatgaagatataataagttaataagttcattcatatattttatacttatttaaatCATATCAAATACTAGAGTCATGATacagttatttatttaatttacatgGTTCTTATTTGTCCcattattttaatgatattttttaattttgttacaaATGTAAACATGTTAAAGACTAATactttaataactttttatttatattttcaattctaTATCATTCGGGATTTTGTTATAAGACTCATACATTAAAGGTTAATATGACcatgttattatttaatttttatatcaaacaatatttctcaaaaacatataaaatttttataagagAATCGTTAATTAtgtaacaatatatttcttgaATACGGTTAATGTATAATAGTTAAATCAATTGATTTTTATAGaaatgtttgaattttatgctttaaaattttaatttttgtaattttaccTTGTGTAAATTGTAGTAATGtgtcattttaatattaaacaatgaacatatttattattaatattaaaaaaatgagtatttattctaaaattaaaattatatacttgTCCTTTATCATGTAATTACAATTTTGTCTTCTATTTGTAGTTTTGTGATTAATAGAAAGGATAAGCAAATGTTTCTTTTCATCTGTATTTTCTTGATATTTTTAGAGTTCAATGCAAATCATTAATGAGGTCATTAATTAAGATTAGAGAGGCATTAATTTGATTCAGCCTACACATTATTACAATATATTGTTTCAAGATTATTTGTTGTATTGATTGACTGGTTagtcatatttaataatatttatattagcatctaaacaaattattacatctaatgatatttgaattaaattgaaGTCAAAATactttagtttaaaatattaaagattaaTAATAGGAACGTACAAATGCAAAGAAGGTTTGTGTGACAAAAAGAGAACGTACGAAGTGAATTTTAAACACTGAAAAATGAcagaatgaagagagaaaaagtgagagGTAAGattttttggattaaaaaaagatgatgaaaaatatagagaaatgaagaaaatatttataagaatttttgaaggaattgattgatatatttataaaatatatttttttaaataacttaatttaaaagaaatttttaaaaatgtgaattgaaattaaaatatattaaaataaactatcaaaaatgtaaaaaaaaaaagtactttactttatttattgttttaatattttaatactaatcattttaattgtgtgaaaaaaagagagaagagtaaATTTAGTAAACACAATCTACACGCATTACTTagattaaaagttatataataacaataccaataataaagaaaatgactatttaaagaaattacataactttaaaaaaaattgcattttaaCCGAGTTcagtttctaaattttttatttcaaatatgaaaaaaaaatcatataaaatgtaatttaatctattaaataaaGAATGAAACTGGATTCAACACTTCAGTAGATGTGATGAACATCACCAAATAAAAAGTATACGAGAAAATAGGTGCCAAtgaacttgtttttctttgtatttttaaataattagaaatgAAACAAGGATAAACTAACACAATGTAATTGTTTGAAGGACTAAATTTCCTAAACAACCAtgcaataaaattttaaaaaataaactaatctCAACCCAATTTTTGGTCTATCAGTTGTTCTTCTGGGTTCAGGAAACAGCTACAATTATTGATTAGCAATTTCTAGAAAAgacttgtaatcaattaaggcATGATTTGGCCAATTCCTTCTCCTCAACCAGCTCTTGTGCCGTTTTGTCCATCTTATCCCTTGAGAACTCATCAATCTTCAGACCTGCCAAAAACATCATTGACATCATCAAATAAACCATGAAATAATCACTAACATTCtaatttttcacaaattttaatcCTTTGGCAAAAGGGTGTTCAAAATAGTGTGTTATTGACCATTTTTTGCAGAAACAGTTTACCATAACATAAGTTTGTTGTGGTTAGGTTGATACAGTGAGAAGTTCTCTGATAGGCTTGAAAGAAcacagagaagaagaaaatgtacCTTGAACAATGGTCCAATCTCCTTTCTCACAAGTAACAGGGAAAGAGTATATGAGACCAGGTTGAACACCATAAGATCCATCAGAATACACTCCCATTGATACCCATGATTCCTGAAATCAATACAAATGCAACAAAAGTGATGAGAGAGATCATTCTGATATTCAGTTTGGAAGATATCAGCGTCACActcaagaaaaataagaaaatgagtGATAAATTATGGGATTGATAGTCACACAAGATCAAAATTAAGGTTTTATAATGCATAAGTTCAtataattctcacaaattttctatcaaaattcatatatatcattatattaaaaagtacaTCAGACAAAACCATctgaatattacattaattctCAATAAATACTCTTTAATACTTACTAATATTACATTTAATTCCTTTCAAGATCATATAAAAAGGTAAACACACATGCATCTAAAGATGTTGTAACAGTTGCATAGGGTGAAATTCTGCTAAT harbors:
- the LOC108318725 gene encoding 3-hydroxyisobutyryl-CoA hydrolase-like protein 1, mitochondrial, whose product is MMQRKRVGWWFFTKAKLSLNTYRNFSSSQHVILDNPNHSQVLVEGNGCSRMAILNRPSALNALNTNMLATLHKFYRSWEDNPDIGFVMMKGSGRAFAAGGDIVALYHLINKGNMEACKEFFRTAYSFMYLIGTYLKPHVALLNGITMGGGAGVSIPGTFRVATDKTIFATPEVHIGFHPDAAASFYLSHLPGHLGEYLALTGEKLNGVEMVTCGLATHYSLNARLPLIEEQLGKLVTDDPSVIEATLEHYGDLVHPDSSSVLQRIEILDKCFCHDSVEEIVDAMENAASETKDAWCISTLNRLKEASPLSLKVALRSIREGTFQTLDQCLLREYRMTLQAIHGQISGDFCEGVRARVVDKDFAPKWDPPTLEKVSQDMVDQYFLPLSESEPDLELPTKSREAFL